In Primulina eburnea isolate SZY01 chromosome 3, ASM2296580v1, whole genome shotgun sequence, one DNA window encodes the following:
- the LOC140825725 gene encoding protein EARLY STARVATION 1, chloroplastic-like isoform X2: MAAARGFATPINVRLLRRADVAFINGKNGVVLEVRGKKRRPLVEEFVKCCCSEIRRVSGSGKSVEKFEDRRFDPNKSSNYRGRAPAMPFASSKSWLVSKQEKFFSRCTPRNSGPQSRDSPPKRDTGIANEKDWGISLLNENINESGTNEDGSTWFRESGEDLGDNGYRCRWTRMGGQSHDGTSEWKEMWWEKSDWTGYKELGVEKSGRNGEGDSWWETWREVLHQDEWSNLARIERSAQKQAKSGAENAGWCENWWEKYDAKGWTEKGAQKYGRLNEQSWWEKWGEHYDGRGSVLKWTDKWAETELGTKWGDKWEEKFFAGIGSRQGETWHVSPSAERWSRTWGEEHFGNGQSNLHSVSFVSYTTRVKNNCSSKDAFMVKYYS, from the exons ATGGCGGCTGCGAGGGGGTTTGCGACGCCGATAAACGTGAGGTTATTGAGGAGAGCTGACGTGGCATTCATCAATGGTAAGAATGGAGTGGTTCTGGAGGTTCGGGGGAAGAAGAGGAGGCCTCTGGTGGAGGAATTTGTCAAGTGCTGCTGTTCGGAGATTCGGAGGGTTAGTGGGTCCGGTAAGAGTGTAGAGAAGTTTGAGGACCGTCGGTTTGACCCAAATAAGAGCTCGAATTATCGTGGTCGGGCCCCAGCCATGCCCTTTGCCTCTTCTAA ATCTTGGCTTGTTTCAAAACAAGAAAAGTTCTTTTCCCGATGCACACCAAGAAATTCAGGTCCTCAGTCCCGAGATTCTCCACCCAAACGAG ATACTGGAATTGCAAACGAGAAAGACTGGGGTATCAGtttgttaaatgaaaatatcaaTGAATCCGGAACCAATGAAGATGGTAGTACATGGTTCCGTGAAAGTGGAGAAGATCTTGGAGATAATGGTTACAGATGTAGATGGACACGGATGGGAGGTCAAAGCCATGATGGCACCTCAGAATGGAAAGAAATG TGGTGGGAGAAAAGTGATTGGACCGGATACAAAGAGCTAG GTGTTGAGAAATCAGGGAGAAATGGAGAAGGAGACTCTTGGTGGGAAACATGGCGAGAAGTTCTTCACCAAGATGAATGGAG TAATCTAGCTAGGATAGAACGGAGTGCTCAGAAACAAGCAAAATCAGGGGCAGAAAACGCTGGGTGGTGTGAAAATTG GTGGGAAAAATATGACGCCAAAGGCTGGACTGAGAAAGGAGCCCAAAAATATGGTAGACTAAATGAACAATCATGGTGGGAGAAGTGGGGAGAGCATTATGATGGAAGGGGATCAGTCCTGAAATG GACTGACAAGTGGGCAGAGACTGAACTCGGAACCAAATGGGGAGACAAGTGGGAAGAAAAGTTTTTTGCTGGCATAGGTTCACGTCAAGGGGAGACATGGCATGTATCACCGAGTGCTGAAA GGTGGTCAAGGACATGGGGAGAAGAGCACTTTGGGAACGG CCAATCGAACCTCCATTCTGTCTCTTTCGTATCATATACCACGAGAGTCAAGAACAATTGCAGCAGCAAAGATGCATTCATGGTTAAATATTACTCCTGA
- the LOC140825726 gene encoding uncharacterized protein, with amino-acid sequence MADHQHHELKRDEQHEAAPVHVKIEEIDQPVVATDRGLFDSFGKKKDDNKCEEDAIASEFDDKVQVCDEKEEEPKFEVCEEKKEEPKEEEKKHESLLEKLHRSSSSSSSSSDEEEEVEEGGEKKKKKKGLKDKIKEKITGDKKGAAAEETSVPVEKCDEIPTPELDEKKGFLDKIKEKLPGGKKTEEVSAAPPPQPKEEVVECVTPEAEGKEKKGFLDKIKEKLPGYHPKGHEEEKKEKGAEACL; translated from the exons ATGGCCGATCACCAACATCACGAGCTGAAGAGAGACGAGCAACACGAGGCTGCCCCCGTACACGTCAAGATTGAGGAAATTGATCAGCCCGTCGTGGCCACCGATCGTGGGCTGTTCGATTCTTTTGGGAAGAAAAAGGATGATAACAAGTGTGAAGAGGATGCGATTGCATCTGAATTTGACGACAAAGTTCAGGTTTGTGacgagaaggaggaagagcccaAATTTGAGGTTTGTGAAGAGAAAAAGGAAGAGCCCAAGGAAGAGGAAAAGAAGCACGAAAGCCTGCTTGAAAAGCTACACCGAAGCAGCAGCTCCAGCAGTTCT TCTAgcgatgaagaagaagaagtagagGAAGGAGgcgaaaagaagaagaaaaagaagggtTTAAAAGATAAGATCAAGGAAAAAATAACCGGAGACAAGAAAGGAGCAGCAGCAGAAGAAACATCTGTCCCAGTTGAGAAGTGCGACGAAATTCCTACTCCTGAGCTGGATGAGAAGAAAGGGTTCTTAGATAAGATCAAGGAGAAGCTACCCGGAGGCAAGAAGACCGAGGAAGTGTCTGCAGCACCGCCGCCGCAGCCGAAGGAAGAGGTGGTCGAGTGCGTCACACCGGAGGCCGAGGGCAAGGAAAAGAAGGGTTTCTTGGATAAGATCAAGGAGAAGCTTCCAGGGTACCACCCCAAGGGTCATGAGgaagaaaagaaggaaaaaggAGCGGAAGCATGCCTCTAA
- the LOC140828682 gene encoding uncharacterized protein yields MEVSQAPFRSISLPSRLHPIHATKFEAESRKLKSCFSKTVPITSEAFQSGLSGLADLYNFVDEELTHFHAAQQALIRRHQQDECIVGSIELLDSCNTIKELVQMIKENVRSLQSALRRKGLENSGIQQDVAKYFCCRMKMKKDIAKTLKTLKNLENKTGEGNFISAFEEVRGITIVIFKCLLMFLSWPMAKHGGWNLVEKLMIKKSAGSSREFNMISEVGSVDVALNSLQGRIGNGGARVLDAQMMQRLKNLDSCLEGIEAGLERLFRHLLRNRVALLNILTDH; encoded by the coding sequence atggAGGTTTCACAAGCTCCCTTTAGGTCCATTAGCTTGCCTTCAAGGCTACACCCCATTCATGCCACGAAATTTGAAGCTGAGTCAAGAAAGCTTAAATCTTGTTTTTCAAAAACAGTTCCCATTACCTCAGAAGCCTTTCAATCTGGTCTATCGGGCTTAGCAGATTTGTACAATTTTGTTGATGAGGAACTAACACATTTCCATGCCGCTCAACAAGCACTTATCCGTCGACATCAACAGGATGAATGCATTGTGGGCTCGATCGAGTTGCTGGATTCTTGCAACACTATAAAAGAGCTTGTTCAAATGATCAAAGAAAACGTTCGATCCCTTCAGTCAGCCCTGCGACGAAAGGGCTTGGAGAACTCCGGCATTCAACAAGATGTAGCCAAATATTTTTGTTGCAGAATGAAAATGAAGAAAGATATAGCTAAGACCCTAAAAACACTCAAGAATTTGGAGAACAAGACTGGAGAAGGAAACTTCATTAGTGCTTTCGAAGAAGTGAGGGGGATCACTATTGTCATTTTCAAGTGTCTTCTAATGTTCTTGTCTTGGCCGATGGCTAAGCATGGGGGTTGGAATTTGGTGGAAAAGTTGATGATCAAAAAATCAGCGGGTTCTAGCAGAGAATTTAACATGATTAGTGAAGTGGGCAGTGTCGATGTCGCACTAAATTCCCTACAAGGAAGAATTGGAAATGGTGGGGCTAGGGTTCTTGATGCACAAATGATGCAAAGATTGAAAAATCTTGATTCTTGCCTTGAAGGTATTGAGGCCGGATTAGAAAGATTGTTTAGACATTTGCTTAGAAATAGAGTCGCACTTCTCAACATTCTCACCGATCACTAA
- the LOC140825727 gene encoding L-ascorbate oxidase homolog: protein MQLRLALLCLFFAIVAAENPYRFFTWNVTYGTIYPLGIPQQAILINGKFPGPEIYCVTNDNIIVNVFNSLDEPFLIHWNGIQNRRNSFEDGVYGTTCPIPPGKNFTYILQMKDQIGSFFYFPSLAFHKAAGGFGAIRILSRPLIPVPFGPPADDYTLLIGDWYKANHTALKAILDKGKKLPFPDGILINGRGPNVSSVTVQQGKTYRLRLCNVGLQNSLNFRVQGHKMKVVEVEGTHTMQISYSSLDIHVGQCMSVLVTADQPPQGYYIVASTRFTTPIIVTTGFLLYASSNRPASGPLPGGPTTEINWSINQARTIRTNLTASGPRPNPQGSYHYGMIPVARTIRLASSAGQVNGKQRYAINSVSFVPADTPLKLADYYQISGVYRAGRISDVPNGAGLHLDTSVLNTDYRSFVEIVFENYENILQSYHLNGYSFFVVGMDGGQWSSASRNQYNLRDAVSRCTVQVYPKSWTAIYVALDNVGMWNLRSEFWARQYLGQQFYLRVYTTSTSLRDEYPIPKNALLCGRASARRTRPLTVYT from the exons atgcaGCTGAGATTAGCTCTTTTGTGTCTGTTTTTCGCCATTGTTGCTGCAGAAAACCCCTACAGATTCTTCACGTGGAATGTCACTTATGGCACCATTTATCCTCTTGGCATCCCCCAACAG GCTATATTGATAAATGGGAAATTCCCAGGTCCTGAGATTTACTGTGTCACCAATGATAACATAATTGTCAATGTGTTTAACAGCTTAGACGAGCCTTTTCTCATCCACTG GAATGGGATCCAAAACAGGAGGAATTCATTCGAAGATGGAGTGTATGGAACAACATGCCCAATTCCTCCGGGAAAGAACTTCACATACATTCTTCAAATGAAAGATCAAATTGGGAGTTTCTTTTACTTCCCATCTCTAGCATTTCACAAGGCCGCCGGGGGATTCGGAGCCATTCGGATTCTAAGCCGGCCTTTGATCCCGGTTCCTTTCGGCCCTCCAGCCGACGATTACACTCTACTCATCGGAGATTGGTACAAAGCCAATCACACG GCATTGAAGGCAATTCTTGACAAGGGGAAAAAACTACCTTTTCCAGATGGAATTCTTATCAATGGCCGTGGCCCCAATGTTAGCTCTGTTACTGTTCAACAGG GGAAAACATACCGTCTCAGGTTATGCAACGTTGGCTTGCAAAACTCACTCAATTTCCGGGTCCAAGGGCACAAGATGAAGGTGGTGGAAGTAGAAGGAACACACACGATGCAAATTAGCTATTCCTCCCTTGATATTCATGTGGGACAATGCATGTCGGTTCTTGTAACGGCTGATCAGCCACCTCAGGGATACTACATAGTCGCCTCGACCCGTTTCACCACTCCTATTATCGTTACAACCGGCTTTCTTCTCTACGCAAGCTCGAATCGTCCTGCTTCTGGACCATTGCCTGGTGGACCAACCACGGAGATCAATTGGTCCATTAACCAGGCACGTACTATCAG GACTAATCTTACAGCGAGTGGACCAAGACCGAACCCACAAGGCTCGTATCATTACGGCATGATACCTGTCGCGAGAACCATCAGGCTTGCAAGCTCTGCAGGTCAGGTGAATGGCAAGCAAAGATATGCAATCAACAGCGTGTCCTTCGTGCCGGCCGACACTCCTCTGAAACTGGCCGACTACTACCAAATAAGCGGAGTTTATCGCGCCGGACGCATATCTGATGTACCCAATGGCGCAGGGTTACATCTCGATACGTCGGTGCTCAACACAGACTATAGGTCATTTGTCGAAATAGTTTTTGAAAACTACGAAAATATCTTGCAGAGCTATCACCTCAATGGCTACTCCTTCTTTGTAGTAGG AATGGATGGAGGGCAGTGGAGTTCAGCTAGTAGGAACCAGTACAATCTCCGTGATGCAGTCTCTCGTTGCACCGTTCAG GTATATCCTAAGTCCTGGACTGCGATTTACGTGGCACTGGACAATGTCGGAATGTGGAATCTGAGATCGGAGTTCTGGGCTCGCCAATACTTGGGGCAACAGTTTTATCTGAGAGTGTACACCACTTCCACTTCCTTGAGAGATGAGTACCCGATCCCAAAGAATGCGCTTCTTTGCGGCAGGGCTAGCGCCCGGCGAACACGTCCCCTTACAGTATATACCTAG
- the LOC140825725 gene encoding protein EARLY STARVATION 1, chloroplastic-like isoform X1, whose amino-acid sequence MAAARGFATPINVRLLRRADVAFINGKNGVVLEVRGKKRRPLVEEFVKCCCSEIRRVSGSGKSVEKFEDRRFDPNKSSNYRGRAPAMPFASSKSWLVSKQEKFFSRCTPRNSGPQSRDSPPKRDTGIANEKDWGISLLNENINESGTNEDGSTWFRESGEDLGDNGYRCRWTRMGGQSHDGTSEWKEMWWEKSDWTGYKELGVEKSGRNGEGDSWWETWREVLHQDEWSNLARIERSAQKQAKSGAENAGWCENWWEKYDAKGWTEKGAQKYGRLNEQSWWEKWGEHYDGRGSVLKWTDKWAETELGTKWGDKWEEKFFAGIGSRQGETWHVSPSAERWSRTWGEEHFGNGKVHKYGKSTTGESWDIVVDEETYYKAEPHYGWADVVGDSTQLLSIQPRERPPGVFPNIDFGTAPAPTEEPPESSFSQ is encoded by the exons ATGGCGGCTGCGAGGGGGTTTGCGACGCCGATAAACGTGAGGTTATTGAGGAGAGCTGACGTGGCATTCATCAATGGTAAGAATGGAGTGGTTCTGGAGGTTCGGGGGAAGAAGAGGAGGCCTCTGGTGGAGGAATTTGTCAAGTGCTGCTGTTCGGAGATTCGGAGGGTTAGTGGGTCCGGTAAGAGTGTAGAGAAGTTTGAGGACCGTCGGTTTGACCCAAATAAGAGCTCGAATTATCGTGGTCGGGCCCCAGCCATGCCCTTTGCCTCTTCTAA ATCTTGGCTTGTTTCAAAACAAGAAAAGTTCTTTTCCCGATGCACACCAAGAAATTCAGGTCCTCAGTCCCGAGATTCTCCACCCAAACGAG ATACTGGAATTGCAAACGAGAAAGACTGGGGTATCAGtttgttaaatgaaaatatcaaTGAATCCGGAACCAATGAAGATGGTAGTACATGGTTCCGTGAAAGTGGAGAAGATCTTGGAGATAATGGTTACAGATGTAGATGGACACGGATGGGAGGTCAAAGCCATGATGGCACCTCAGAATGGAAAGAAATG TGGTGGGAGAAAAGTGATTGGACCGGATACAAAGAGCTAG GTGTTGAGAAATCAGGGAGAAATGGAGAAGGAGACTCTTGGTGGGAAACATGGCGAGAAGTTCTTCACCAAGATGAATGGAG TAATCTAGCTAGGATAGAACGGAGTGCTCAGAAACAAGCAAAATCAGGGGCAGAAAACGCTGGGTGGTGTGAAAATTG GTGGGAAAAATATGACGCCAAAGGCTGGACTGAGAAAGGAGCCCAAAAATATGGTAGACTAAATGAACAATCATGGTGGGAGAAGTGGGGAGAGCATTATGATGGAAGGGGATCAGTCCTGAAATG GACTGACAAGTGGGCAGAGACTGAACTCGGAACCAAATGGGGAGACAAGTGGGAAGAAAAGTTTTTTGCTGGCATAGGTTCACGTCAAGGGGAGACATGGCATGTATCACCGAGTGCTGAAA GGTGGTCAAGGACATGGGGAGAAGAGCACTTTGGGAACGG TAAAGTGCACAAGTATGGCAAAAGTACAACTGGAGAAAGCTGGGATATCGTTGTAGATGAAGAAACATACTACAA GGCCGAACCACATTATGGATGGGCTGATGTTGTGGGTGATTCAACGCAGTTATTGTCCATCCAACCTCGAGAGAGACCTCCAGGAGTCTTCCCAAATATCGACTTTGGTACAGCTCCCGCACCCACAGAAGAGCCACCCGAGTCATCTTTTTCACAGTGA
- the LOC140825729 gene encoding enoyl-CoA hydratase 2, peroxisomal-like: MAEKSGLDPQLIISHEFPQSTFTYTERDAALYALGVGACSKDAVDDRELKYVYHRDGQQAIDVLPTFSTLFSFGLQSQIAQIPGLQFDQRLLLHGQQYIEIYKPLPSNGCLLNKISVAGLHDKGKAAVLEMEILSYEKESNELLCMNRMAVYLRGSGGFSKSSQPYSFIKYPSSQTMAYKIPKTQPFAVFEESTQPSQALLYRLSGDYNPLHSDPMVAEIAGFSRPILHGLCSLGFAVRAIIKCICRGDQSMIKNISGKFLLHVYPGETLITEMWLDGSRVLYQVEVRERKKTVLSGVVSLTRLSSSL, translated from the exons ATGGCTGAAAAATCAGGGCTTGATCCTCAGCTTATTATTTCTCACGAGTTTCCTCAG TCTACATTCACTTATACTGAAAG GGATGCTGCGCTCTATGCACTTGGTGTTGGGGCATGTTCGAAAGATGCTGTCGATGATCGAGAACTCAAATATGTTTATCATCGAGATGGACAGCAAGCCATTGAT GTTTTACCAACATTTTCCACTCTATTTTCTTTTGGACTTCAGTCACAGATAGCTCAAATACCAGGTTTACA ATTTGATCAACGCCTTCTATTGCATGGACAACAATACATAGAAATTTACAAACCCCTACCATCTAATGGTTGT CTactaaataagatatctgttgCTGGGTTGCATGATAAAG GTAAGGCAGCAGTCCTGGAGATGGAAATTTTAAGTTATGAAAAAGAGTCTAACGAGTTGCTATGCATGAATCG GATGGCAGTTTATCTAAGAGGTTCTGGAGGCTTCTCGAAGTCATCCCAACCTTACTCATTTATCAAGTACCCGTCCAGCCAGACCATGGcttataaaattcccaaaactCAACCATTTGCTGTATTTGAAGAATCTACTCAACCATCACAG GCTTTGCTTTACAGACTATCTGGTGACTATAATCCATTGCACTCAGATCCTATGGTGGCAGAAATTGCAGG ATTCTCTCGTCCGATATTGCATGGACTTTGCTCTCTTGGATTCGCAGTCAGAGCCATAATCAAATGTATTTGTCGAGGTGATCAAAGTATGATTAAGAACATATCAGGGAAATTTCTATTGCATGTCTATCCTGGCGAAACTTTGATAACAGAAATGTGGCTTGATGGCTCGAG AGTGCTGTACCAGGTGGAGGTCAGAGAACGAAAGAAGACCGTGCTTTCTGGTGTAGTAAGTCTTACTCGTCTGAGTTCATCTCTTTGA